Part of the Butyrivibrio fibrisolvens genome, ATCCTATAATGTCGGTGCCAAAAGTAATATTTGCATACTCCTGACAAACTTCTTCACCTATCAAAAGCCAAATATCTAATAGTCAAAAAATTCCGTTGTGTGTTGATGCCGACTTCTTGATCATCTTTTCATTCTTGCCTAAAAGACCTACAAGGCCAGTTAATGAATGCTTCTCAGAATATGAAGAATTGTCTTCTATACAATGAATAACAATATCCTCAACCTTCCTCTCAGGCTCTATATATGGCTTAAATTCATAGTTGTCGATATTATCAACCATAAATTTCAAATATTCTATATTCATACAGATAAGCAGACATTTGTTATGCTTGAGTGCATGTGCTGCTTCGATCTGGTGATCATCAACATGTTCTCCATACTTATGAAGTCTTGGTACTACTATAACAGGTTTTCTCTTTCTAAGACCCGCCATAATTGTTCCTACTCCTCCATGAGAGATGAGCACTCTGCACTTGTCAATGCACTCCTCAAACTGAGGACGATCCATAAACATAAATGTCTTGCAATTCTTAGGGACATAGGTGCAATGCCCGTATTGTATAACAAATTCTTCCTCCGGCATCATGGCTGCAAGCATTTCTATCTGCTTCATGAGCCTGTTCATCTGGAACTTTTGAGTTCCAACTGTTACAAAAATCAAAATATACCGCCTCCAACAATTGCTTTATCATACTTCTGTGCTATCTCTGACCACTGTACAATAAAGGTATTAACATGCTTGTACAGAAGCTTGCCTGTAAGAGATAATTCATTGACTCTGGCAAAAGATTCAATGAAAATAACCTTCTTGCCCATCATCTTGGCAAGACGACAGAATGGATATGATATCAAAGCACCTGTTGAAATAACAACTTCCGGTTTCTCTTTGATCAGCACATAAAATGCTACAAAAAATAAAAGGAAAAATTTTAAAGGGAAAAGAATCTCCCTACGATTAACCTGAGGAACGTAATACTGAATCTCCTCAACCTTCCCATATTTCTGAAAATTGTTCTTTTCAGTGACCCAGCAGCAGTCATACCTTTCAGTAATGCTCTTAAGTCTTGTAAGCTCCTCCATATGACCACCTGAAGAAGCTACCAATAATAACTTTCTCATATCATCTCTCCCTTTTTTTCACCCCTCTAACTTGTATTAGTCCTCTAATACAAGTTCCGTTCGATAATAGCAGATTAACTATCATAAAAACAATCATATTTTTGATTATTTTTGTAGCGTTTCCGTTGTTTACATTTTTTCGATACACATTTAACTGTATTTACATATATATCAAATGTATATTTTTTATTCTATCCCTATATATCAACGTTTCTGGCTAAGGGGGAAAACTTTTTTCAAAACTAGTTTCCATCAATATTTCATGATTTTTCTATATATTTTAATCAGCATCGGACGCAAAGGTCTTAGTATCATCCAAATCTCATGCGCTATTTTATATGATTTTTTATCACAAGAATAGAGTTTCCCTTTTCTCACAAATTCTTCAGCATATGCAAGCATATGATCCATTGTAAGCGGTCCTTCTATATTCTTCTGGCTTTCTCCAATCAGATAAATCCCCTCTTTATCCACATGATGAACCGAATGTGTTACATATATGCCGTTATCTCTCCTGTACAGGCATATATCGCCTCGCCTAAGCTCTCTGTCTATACCTCGAAGTATCAAGCTATCCCTGCCTCCTACAAGCAGAGGATACATACTAAATCCAAAAGGAGTAAGCTTGACCTTTCTGCCTTCCTTAAGTCCCTTTAGATAGATAGGCATCCATGCATCTGTATGAATCATCTCATCACGATTCCCAGATTGTTCCATCATGATATGATTACTCCGACCTTTCTGGCACTATCTATAAAGTCTCCAAGATCTTTAGAAGCTGTCTCCATATCAATCTCATATTCATCCATTATTGCTACAAGAAGCTCATCAAATGACATATCCTTGTCTTTTAATGAATTAATGATAAATAGAGCCGTATCGTTCAGATCCATCATTTTATCTACATCCATCAGCTTCGATCCGGTAGGTACTATGAAAGACTGTCCAGATACTTCGCATACTGAAAACTCAGTATTTAATCTCATAAAAACTCCTTTTTAAATGATATATGGTGACAGTTTCCTGCCACCACATTAGTACAAACAATGATCGGTTACAGCTTATTACCATCCAATGTAAACTGTAGCTCTTCCACCGCATCTTGGCTGAGGCTGGCAAGGATAAGGCTGCCAATTACAGTTGTTGCCCTTGTTGCTGCTTGTCTCATAATCGTAGCAAGCATATACGCCTTCAAGTGTACCGTTCATTGAAGCATTAAGCTCTGGTTTAACATATGCCTTCTTCATACTCACTCTCCCCTTTCCGAATATTCTAAGAACGTTAATTATAGTAGCAACAAATAATCGATAATTCAAGAATAAACGGCGTTATTTCTTGATTTGTTGCAAGATTGTAAGAATTCGGCCAATATAAGTCCACTTTCATTACATAAAAGCTTCTGACTATGCAGAAAATATAATGATCATCATTAATATCATGACGCAAGTGAAGCGACCTGCTAATGGTCCAAATTTACAGAGCATACACCACTAATTCAGGTATTAAAATATACCATTTACATACTTATTAAAAGTGCTATTAGTCCTTAAAAATAACATCTTTCAATGTACTCACAGCTTCAGGCTCCATATTACAAGAATATTCATATATCGGAGCTTTTTCTACTATTTTCTGAGTTACACCGGCTACTCTATGCGCCATTTCATCTGTAAGAGACTCTGAAAATGTAGAAGAAAAAACATAGCTTATCTTTTCACGAATATTCGGAATCCTGACAGTATTGTCCTTGGCTTGTTTTAGAAATACCAAAGCACCAAGTTCAACCTCTTTATTTATATATTTTCCGGACGATCCACACCAGGGAAGGCCATATACATACAGCTTTCCTTCTTTTTCACGACATACAGTTACATCTCCGTCCAGCACACGGCAGCCAAGTTCTCGTTGCCATAGACCTGCCTGAGTACTTTTACCGGTTCCTGAAGAGGCAGAAAAGACAACCGCTTTATCCTTGTAGATTACTGAGGCTGAATGAATAGACATCGCATCTTCAAATAGGATCCTGTTATAGAAGATCTGCTGAAGAGCATTGAAAATAAGGCCTTGTACCATTTCAAGATACTGCTTTTGACCTACTACTTTTGCTGTATAGCCTTTATATCTGTCACTTATATATACATCAGTTTCTTTATAGTTATCTTTTCCTTTGACAAGCCTTACTTCAAGCCTTTGTTTGCTCTGATAGTACTGCTGCATCACGTTCCCATCATGGTAGAACGAAAACTCTCCTATAGGAGTCCCTTTATCAAAAAGATATCTTACAAAAAATGGTTTTCTATCAATGATGCGTATAGTCATATCCGGCTCATCACTTCCATCATAAAGAAAGTCATTGAACCTCTCATGAAGATATTTAGGTTTGCCATAAAAATGTATAACAAAATTAGCAATTCTAAGCTTAACCAATGTCTTTCACCTTAACATTTCCATCTTCCAAAACGAATTCTCTATTGCAATAATCAAGAACGCTCTTTCTATGTGTTATCAGTATACATGTAGGTCTTGGCGTCATCTCAGAGAGCTTCTTAAGAAGCTGACTTTCTGTAATCTCATCCAAAGCAGATGTCGCTTCATCAAGTACAATAAAATTTGAATTCCTGATAAGTGCTCTGGCAAGTCCAAGCCTTTGAGCTTGTCCTTCAGATAGTCCAACACCCTTCTCACCTATTACTGTATCAAGACCTTTTGGAAGCTTCTCGACAAACTCTCTGCACACTGCCATATCAAGAGCTTGCCATATTTCTTCGTCACTAGCATCCTCTTTTCCTATCAGAATATTCTTCCTGATAGTACCAGAAAACAGGGTATTACCTTGTGGAACATATGACACAAATTCTCTGACTGTAGCGCTTAGATCCATCGTATTGCCTGCATCATCATAATATCTGATACTACCTCTAGACGGAGAAATAAAGTTCATAAGAAGCCTTATGAGGGTCGTCTTACCAATACCTGATTTACCCACGATACCTACAAAATCTCCAGGCTTTATATCAAAATTTACATCAGTGAATATATAATCTTTATCATATGCAAAAGACAAATTTTGAACAGCTACGCCCATAGCTCCTTCTAAGCCGCTCTGCTCTATACGCTCCTCAAGCGGAATATCCTGAATATCCATAATTCTTCCTGCGGAAGCAAAAATAGATACTACTCCTGGAAGCTCTCTCATAAGTGAAGCAATAGGTGACTGTATTCGACCAAATAAAGTCAAAAACAAAGTCATAGTTCCGAATGTAATCTCATGACGGGATATCTGTCCTGCTGCATAAATGAATGCAAACATATATCCTAGCTGAAATGTACCACCCATTACCAGATTAGAAGCAGCAGAAAGTTTACTCTTTTTCCAGACCCAGTGAAATCTGTTGTTACGAAGAGTAGTAAGATCATCAGAGAATCTGTCTTCACTTGAGAAAGCCTTAACAATAAGTATGTTAGCAAGACTTTCCTGAATAAATGATCTGTATGCAGTCTCCGATTCCTGAACCTTGACCTGATATTTCTTTAATCTTCTTCCAAGAGCATATGCCAGAAGAATTCCTATCGGAGTAAGAAACAGCGCAGAAACAGCTAAAAATCTTGAGTTTTTGTATAAGGTAAAAAATACCAATGCAAGTTCAATCAAAAATACGATTATATTAGGAATAACATTGACCATTCCATTAGCTATATTGCCCGCATCGGAAGTCATCCTGGTCATCATGTCGCCGGTATGGAATTTCTGTGTTCCAATCCATATAGATCGTATGATCTTATCATATACCTGCTTACGTATACCAAAAGAATATCTTTCATTGAGCATGGCTGAAAACAGATTTTGTACAGATTCTCCGATAAGCATTATCATGATAAGTATCATAAATACGGCTATCGATGTCTTGGTAATATATCCCTTACCGGCCATATCTATAATCTTCTGAGACATAACAGAGTACTCAATTCCAAGATAAGTCCATGCAACACTTATTATCATAAGAACTGCTATTCGCAATAAATATGGCTTTGTATAACCCAAAAGCCATTTAAAATAGTCTCTTCCTCTCTCTTTTTGGCTTTTGTACTTTTTGTAATACTGTTTGATTTTCCCCATTTGTAACTTAACCTCATTCCTAAACACAAATAAAACTATTATCTTTTGGTTCTAATGTGATGCTAGTGTTGACTCACTCATATTTGATTAAATATGAATGAGTCAGAAAACTAATGTCAAAAGCGTTTTTAACACTTACATCATCTTATTACTTTTCAAAAAGTAGTATGCCTTAAGTGGCATGATTCCTTTATGTGACCACTTGAACTTCAATATATAAAGTCCCATGGATATTCTTTTACGGATCATACCCTTTTCATCATCATAGTAAGGCATCATAATGACTTTGTTCTTTGGAGAAATGCATTTATACCTTTCATCTGCAATTCCCCACTTGATCCCAAGATTTGCATAGTCCTCATAAATCTTCATAGGATCTTTGCTTTGATAAAAATAATCAGATGCTACACACATACCGATAGACGGAAGTATCGTTCCATCTTTGGAAAGGTCCATCTGAAGCTCAACTGTTGCTTCAAGGCTTAAGACTTCAAGCATCTGGCTTATAGTATTCTCATCTGTCACGGGTGCTCCGACAGCTTCAAGATCTTTTTGCAGCTGCCCGGGATCCTTCTTATAAAACTCTTTACACTCACCACCAAGAAGCCATGTGATCCTCATCGGTAGATTCTCTCTAGCCTCAGATACACCTTGATAATATGGTTTCCAGTATCCGGGGCTCTTATCATAGACTAAAAGAGCTCCATCTATCCTGTCTGTTTGATTGATAAGAGTCATGGTGTCAATGATTCTCTTTTTATTCTCAGAGATAGTAAAATCATCTACCATGTATGGGATGCTCCCGTACGATGGACGTTTTGTCTCACCTGCAGATACATCAAATTCAAGGCACACTTCGTTGTGCTTATCATTATCTTTTAGTAATTTTTGAAAATGTTCGAAGTATTCCTTTTTATTCCTGAGATTATCCCCAACTATATGTATCTGCTCAGGAAGCTCATCAGCATAGTATCCAACAGAAAAGTCTGTACAAGGATTTCCAATAAGCGGGAATTCCAGCCAATAAATAGGGCTTGAATCTACTATATATGAATCTCTTACAATCGTTCTGATATCTTCTGATACTTCATCCATACCGATAAGGATACGGCCTCTGTCTTCTTCGGAAAAGAGCTTCCACATCAGCTTAAAATTAGCTTCAGCATAATCAGCTGCTTTATTCAATTTTTCCCCAGATAATTCCATTCATTTCCTCCAACAGATATAATATAATTAACAAAAACCTATTTTCACAGTGAGGTACACTATGGTTTTAATGATAATTGACGACGACAGGGATATTTTAGAGATAAACAAAAACCATCTTTCAGATGAAGGATATAAAGTATATACCTATCAGACGGCTGACGATGCTATATCTGCCCTTAAGCAGATTCATCCGGACTGCATCGTTCTTGATATTATGATGCCCGGAACAGATGGCCTTAGCGCCATCAATGTTATCAAAAGATATACCGACTCCCCAATTATACTTTTGTCCGGACTGGCCTCTGAAGACAATCGTGTTGAAGGGCTCATGTCCGGTGCAGATGATTATATGATAAAGCCTTACAGCTTAAAAGAACTGTCAGCTAGAATAAGGCTTCAAATCAAAAAGAAAAACATTACAAAAGCAGCTAATACGATAACATATCCCCCTCTTCAAATCAAGCTTTTAGACCGCAAAGTTCTGTACAATGACGACACCGAGATCATACTTGCAAATAGAGAATATGAGCTTCTTTTGTTGCTCGTCCAAAATCCCGGAGTAGTCATTCCTTTTGAAACTATAGG contains:
- the pssE gene encoding PssE/Cps14G family polysaccharide biosynthesis glycosyltransferase, with the translated sequence MIFVTVGTQKFQMNRLMKQIEMLAAMMPEEEFVIQYGHCTYVPKNCKTFMFMDRPQFEECIDKCRVLISHGGVGTIMAGLRKRKPVIVVPRLHKYGEHVDDHQIEAAHALKHNKCLLICMNIEYLKFMVDNIDNYEFKPYIEPERKVEDIVIHCIEDNSSYSEKHSLTGLVGLLGKNEKMIKKSASTHNGIF
- the pssD gene encoding PssD/Cps14F family polysaccharide biosynthesis glycosyltransferase — its product is MRKLLLVASSGGHMEELTRLKSITERYDCCWVTEKNNFQKYGKVEEIQYYVPQVNRREILFPLKFFLLFFVAFYVLIKEKPEVVISTGALISYPFCRLAKMMGKKVIFIESFARVNELSLTGKLLYKHVNTFIVQWSEIAQKYDKAIVGGGIF
- a CDS encoding PqqD family protein; translated protein: MRLNTEFSVCEVSGQSFIVPTGSKLMDVDKMMDLNDTALFIINSLKDKDMSFDELLVAIMDEYEIDMETASKDLGDFIDSARKVGVIIS
- a CDS encoding ABC transporter ATP-binding protein; this translates as MGKIKQYYKKYKSQKERGRDYFKWLLGYTKPYLLRIAVLMIISVAWTYLGIEYSVMSQKIIDMAGKGYITKTSIAVFMILIMIMLIGESVQNLFSAMLNERYSFGIRKQVYDKIIRSIWIGTQKFHTGDMMTRMTSDAGNIANGMVNVIPNIIVFLIELALVFFTLYKNSRFLAVSALFLTPIGILLAYALGRRLKKYQVKVQESETAYRSFIQESLANILIVKAFSSEDRFSDDLTTLRNNRFHWVWKKSKLSAASNLVMGGTFQLGYMFAFIYAAGQISRHEITFGTMTLFLTLFGRIQSPIASLMRELPGVVSIFASAGRIMDIQDIPLEERIEQSGLEGAMGVAVQNLSFAYDKDYIFTDVNFDIKPGDFVGIVGKSGIGKTTLIRLLMNFISPSRGSIRYYDDAGNTMDLSATVREFVSYVPQGNTLFSGTIRKNILIGKEDASDEEIWQALDMAVCREFVEKLPKGLDTVIGEKGVGLSEGQAQRLGLARALIRNSNFIVLDEATSALDEITESQLLKKLSEMTPRPTCILITHRKSVLDYCNREFVLEDGNVKVKDIG
- a CDS encoding response regulator transcription factor, which encodes MVLMIIDDDRDILEINKNHLSDEGYKVYTYQTADDAISALKQIHPDCIVLDIMMPGTDGLSAINVIKRYTDSPIILLSGLASEDNRVEGLMSGADDYMIKPYSLKELSARIRLQIKKKNITKAANTITYPPLQIKLLDRKVLYNDDTEIILANREYELLLLLVQNPGVVIPFETIGKKIWGIYQESDRRTIMVVASRLRKKLESYGGLMNCIETAYGKGYKFIIPR